Proteins co-encoded in one Gossypium arboreum isolate Shixiya-1 chromosome 11, ASM2569848v2, whole genome shotgun sequence genomic window:
- the LOC108472772 gene encoding mavicyanin-like has protein sequence MACTKRTLAFLLMLAFVGVSLGAVHKVGDSTDWTSLGNIDYLKWASTKNFHVGDSLLFQYNPQFHNVMQVTHDDFQSCNGTSAIASYTSGSDSVTLKRPGHFYFLCGVPGHCQAGQKVDVLVKSSSKAPIASLSPSTLGSSPANPPSEMLGAPGPAQSSALSLISSKNSLAWSLVAVGGVFGFAFYF, from the exons ATGGCTTGTACTAAGAGAACTCTGGCTTTCCTTTTGATGCTGGCTTTTGTAGGAGTCTCTCTTGGTGCAGTTCACAAAGTGGGCGATTCCACCGACTGGACTAGTCTTGGGAATATTGACTACCTCAAGTGGGCTTCCACCAAGAATTTCCATGTTGGCGACTCTCTTC TTTTTCAGTACAACCCTCAATTCCACAACGTGATGCAAGTGACCCACGATGATTTCCAGTCATGCAACGGAACATCTGCCATCGCCTCCTACACCTCTGGATCCGACTCCGTAACCCTCAAAAGGCCTGGCCACTTTTATTTCCTTTGCGGTGTTCCAGGCCACTGCCAAGCCGGCCAGAAAGTCGACGTATTGGTCAAATCATCGTCCAAAGCCCCAATTGCAAGTCTTAGCCCATCCACTTTAGGTTCATCGCCTGCAAACCCACCTTCAGAAATGTTGGGTGCTCCTGGCCCAGCTCAGAGCAGTGCCCTGTCTCTCATCTCCTCCAAGAATTCCTTGGCATGGAGTCTTGTCGCGGTTGGCGGCGTCTTCGGTTTTGCCTTCTACTTCTAG